The genomic window CGTGGACGGCGCCGGCCTCGGAGATCTTCTTCGCGTGCAGCGCGAGGGCCTCGGTGAGCGTGGACTTACCGGCGTCGGGGTGGGCGATGACGGCGAACGTGCGGCGACGGGCCGCTTCGGCCGCGAGGGACTTCGGGGCGGTCCCGCCGGGGGTCTCGGTTCCTGGGGTGACCGCCTTCTCGGCGGTGTCGATGTCGGCCGAGTCGGGCGCGCTGGTCAACGGTGAACCTCTCGAGGGTCGGATTCGGGGCCGCTACCAGGGTACTCGGGAGCTCGGACGCGGTAACAGGTCGGCACCGCTTGCGGATATACGGATCGGAGATCGCCACACCGTCGTAGTGTCCGCACTGGACCGGCAGGAGCTTCTCATGAGCATGTTCACCGACGAGATGTATGCCACGGCCGCGACCAGTTCGCAGGCCCTGATCACAGGTGAGCCGGACGCCCCCCTGACCCAGAGTTGGGGCGAGGTGCATGCGATCGCCCGGCGCATGGCCGGTGCGCTGGCCGCTGCCGGGATCGGGCGGGGTGACGCGATCGGGGTGCTGGCGGGGATGCCGGTCGACATCGCACCGGCCTGCCAGGCGATCTGGATGCGCGGCGGCTCGGTGACGATGCTGCATCAGCCGACACCGCGCACCGACCTGCAGGTGTGGGCGCAGGACACCGAGACGGTGGTCGGAATGATCTCGGCGGCCGCGGTGATCGTCGGAGCCCCGTTCGAGGCGGCGGCACCGGTCCTCGCCGAGCGCGGCATCACCGTCGTCACGATCGACGCGATGCGCGAAGGTCCGGACATCGACCCGCTCGAGACGGCCGAGTCGGACATCGCGCTGCGGCAGTTGACGTCCGGCTCCACCGGCTCGCCCAAGGCCGTGCAGCTCACGCACGGCAACTTCTACGCCAACGCGTACGCGATGATCGACCGGCTCAAGGTCAGTCCCGAGCGGGACGTGATGATCAGCTGGCTGCCGCTGTTCCACGACATGGGCATGATCGGGTTCCTCACGGTACCCATGCAGATCGGCGCCACCACCGTCCACATCACGCCGCTCGATTTCCTGAAGGCGCCGCTGCTGTGGGCCGAGCTGATGGGCAAGTATCGCGGAACTGTCACGGCTGCACCGAATTTCGCGTACTCGCTGTTGGCGCGTCGGCTCGCGCAGGCGCCGGCGGGGGAGTACGACCTGTCGTCGATGCGATGCCTGCTCAACGGTGCCGAACCCGTGGACCCGGACACGATGGTCGCGTTGGCCGACGCCGGAACCCGGTTCGGGCTCGATCCGGCCGCGCTGGCGCCGACGTACGGGATGGCGGAGGTGACACTCGCGGTGTCGGTGCCCGAACCCGGTGTCGGTCTCGTCGTCGACCGCGTCGATCCGGACCTTCTCGAGGCGGGCGGTCTTGCAGTGCAGTCGAATCGGAGCAACGCCCGACCGCTCGCAACCCTCGGCCGGCTGGTTCCGGGACTGGAGGGGCGGGTCGTGGCCCGGGACGGACTCGAGTTGCCGCGGCGTGCCGTCGGCATCATCGAACTGCGCGGAAAATCCGTCACCCCAGGATATCTCACGGCCGACGGGCCGGTCGAAACCCAGGACGACGACGGCTGGATCGACACCGGCGACATCGGCTATTTCACCGAGGACGGGCTCGTGGTGGTGTGCGGACGCGTCAAGGACGTCATCATCATGGGCGGGCGCAACATCTATCCCACCGACATCGAACGCGCCGCTGGATCCGTCGCGGGTGTGCGCCCCGGTAATGCCGTCGCGATCCGACTCGACGCCGGTGACAAGCGTGAAAGTTTCGCTGTTGCAGTCGAAACCAACGCCATCGACGACCCCGACGAGGTGCGCCGCATCGAACGCGACGTGGCCCGCGCCATCGTCTCCGACGTCGGCGTCCGCCCCCGCACCGTCGCCGTCCTCGGACCCGGCGCCATCCCCAAGACCTCGTCGGGGAAACTACGGCGGTCGAGTTCGATCACACTGCTGTGAATCGGGGTCTTTGCCGCGACCGCCCTGTTGTGTCATCTTGACCGGGCCGAGCCGCAGGGGGCGCATCGGCGCAGGGAATGACACGGGGGTCCCGGTGTTCGCTGTCAACGGGTCAGAGCTGTCTGTGCTTCGCATCGAGGTCAGCGTCGGGGCTTGATGAGGAGTGCGCCCGTCGCTGCGATCGCCACGAATATCACGGTGAGGGCCATCGTCCACTGACCGACGAGTGCTGCTCCGAACACGATGGAGCCGAGGGCTCCGATCGTGCCGACGACCAGTAGGAGCGCACTGATCAAGGTCATGAGGTGATTCTCTCCATTCGACAACTGATCCGCCAGCATGACGGACGGATGCCGCAAGGTTGTGGTGCCGGGGCGATGCCGGCGTCGTCACCGATGGTTCTGCGTTGATGCAGCACCTCTTTGAGCGAGTCTGCGAGTTCCGACAACACGATCCCGGCTCATCGACAGCCCCGGCAGCTACTCGGCACGGGCTGATCGTCCATGGGCCCGTTACGTGACAGGGCCCGGAAAATAGGTCCGATATCGGAACTTGTTGTTGCACTGGATTTGTCGGATCAATGCAGTACATTCTTCGTATCCCGCCCTCGGTGTCGCACATTTGTTCATGCGCGGCTCACCCCTGAACAGAGGAAATACCCGATGAACGAGAACAAGTGGAGCGCAACTCCGATGGCACCCATGGCTGCCGATCCGCAGCTCAGCTCCGGTCAGCGGAACGCGGTCTGGTCCGCCCAGCAGTACTTGGAATCGGCGGCGTTCTCCCGAAGCGGGTTGATCGGGCAACTCGAGTACGACGGCTTCTCCACCGCAGAGGCGACATACGGAGTGGACAGCTGGATTGTGGACTGGAACGAGCAGGCAACGCTGAGTGCCCGGCAGTACCTCGGGACGATGCCGTTCTCCCAGAGGGGGCTGATCGAGCAGTTGCAGTACGACGGCTTCACCAGCGCGCAGGCCCAGTACGGGGTCAACGCAGCCTACTGACACGACGGGGCGTCCGAGGGGTGTCGGACTTCACTGCCACAATCACCTGGACCAGGAGGCCACCGGGCCTCCGCCCAGTTGGATCGGGAAGGCCATGAACACTGTCCGCCCCTATCTCCGCGTCGTCGCCGGCTTCTTCGCCGCCGTGTGTACGTGGATTGCGATCGTCGACCTCATTCTTCTCGACGTCGGCTCGGCCGTGATCTCCCTGCTGTTCGCGGCCGGTCTCTGGTATCTCGCTGTCGGCCGCCCGATCCGTGACCGCCGTGCCCGCACCGAAGCCGATGCCGCTGCCCTTGCCGCCCGCGCCCAGGCCGGGCACGAAGCGTTCCTCGCCGGTGACACCGCGGCCGCGTTCGCCCCGCCACCCGAACCGGCGCCGAGGAAGCCGATCCGCAAGGGTGTCGTGATCGCTTCGGCCGTCGCGGCACTGCTCGTCCTCGTCGGCATCATCGGTGACATCGGTGACGGCCTCGACAGCAGCTCGAGCACCACACCGTCCTCGAAACCCGCCACGCCCGCACCTGTCTCCGATCCGGAACCGGACAGCGTCACCCCGCAGGAGCTGATGCCGACCCCGTAGCGGGACTGCCGCAACGGCGAACCCGGAGACTGCTCGTAGCGGAGGCTGCTACGAGCAGTCTCCGGGTCACCGGACGGTCGGCCTACCCGAGCCCAGGCTGTCCCGGAGTGTCGTGCCAGGGTATTCGGAGCGGAAAAGGTTGCGGCGCTGCAGTTCCGGAACCACCAGGTCGACGAAATCGTCGAGGGACGCCGGGTAGGTGGGGCACATCAGATTGAAGCCGTCGCACGCCCCCGACCGAAACCATTCCTCGATCCGGTCGGCGATCGTCTCCGGCGTCCCGATCATCGTGGCGTGGCCGCCGCCCGCCGCAAGATAGCCCAACAGTTCCCGCAGGGTCGGACGCCTACTGGAGATGATCCGCTGCACCGTCGAGTAGCGGCCCTGCGGGCCCGTGAACTCCTCGACGGGAGGCAGGTCCGCCACTGCCGCATCGAGATCGTGCCCGGTGTAGTCTTGGCCGGTGAACACTCCCAGCTGCGCGATCGCCGCATCCACGTCGAGGAGGGCGTCCAGTTCCGCTTTCTTCGCCAGCGCCTCCTCCTCGGTGCGGCCGACGTAGGTCACCAAGCCCGGCAGGATCGCCACGGTCCGAGGATCACGTCCCGCAGCAGCGATCCTGGCCCGCACATCGGATGCGTACTCCACTGCGGCAGGCAGATCCCACGCCACCGAATAGACGGCCTCGGCATGCCGTGCTGCGAGCGTGCGCCCGGCATCGGAGGCCCCCGCCTGGAACAACACCGGCCGGCCCTGCACGCACCGCGGCACCGTCAACGGCCCGTCCACGCGGAAGAACCGGCCACGGTGGTCGACCCGGGAGATGTCGCCGGCATCGAGATAGCGGCCCGACGACCGGTCGATCACCAGCGCGTCCTCGCCCCACGAATCCCACAGTGCCAGTAGGACGTCGATGAACTCCTCGGCGCGAGAATAACGCTCCTCGTGGTCCGGTAGCCGGTCGAAACCGTGATTGCGTGCCTCGGTGTCGAACATCGACGTCACAATGTTCGCCCCGGCCCGCCCGGAACTGATGTGATCGAGCGATGCGAGTAGTCGGGCCGCATGGAACGGGGTGTAGAAACTCGACGACACCGTGGTCACGAGGCCGATCCGCTCGGTGGCTCGGGCCATCGCCGCCAGCGCGGTCAACGGTTCGAGGAACCAGGTGGTGCCGGCCGTGTACTCCGGGTCGACGCTGTGACCGTCGGCGAAGAACACCGCGTCCAGGTGTCCCCGCTCCGCCGTGCGGGCCAGCTCTTCGAAGAAGGAGATGTCGCCGATCCGTTCGGCGCACGAATCCGGGTGCCGCCACGCCGCCGAATGATGCCCGACACCGTAGAGGAACGCGTTGAGGTGCAGGGTGCGCTGCTCGGCCATCAGTTCATCACCAGGCCGCCGTCGACCACCAGGTTCTGTCCCGTGACCGCCCGGGCCCAGTCGGAGGCGAAGAACAGGACCGCGGCCGCGATGTCGGCGGGCGTGGTCACCTTGCGCAGCGGCGTCGACGACGCGATCAGATCGAACACCGCTTCCGGGGTGGCGGCCGATGCGTCCGTGGTGCGCAGCAGCCCGCCCGACACCATGTTGACGCGGATGCCGTCGGGTCCGAGATCCGCGGCGAAGGTGCGTGTCAACGACAGCAGCGCGGCCTTCGCGGCCGTGTAGTCGTGGTAGGGCACCACCGGATGCTGAAACAGATTGGTGCCGATGTTGATCACAGATCCGCCCGAGGCTTCACGCATGCCCGGGACGGCGGCCTGGATCGTGTTCACGGCACCCTTGACGATGCCGTCGAACTGGGCGGTGAACGCCTCTCCACCGATCCTGTCGGCCTTCTCCCGCGCATCCCCGTTGAACAGGAAATCCGGCAGCGCATTGTTGACCACGGTGGTCACCGGACGCCCGAAATACTCACGAGCGGTTGCGAACATGGCGTCGACCTGTGCGCGATCCGTGACGTCCGCAGCGATCGCGACGGCACGGTCCGCGCCGATCGTCGCAGCGATTTCACGGGCGTTGTCCGCGCTCGAACGGTAGTTGACGACGACGGCAGCGCCTTCGTCGGCGAACGCTTCGACGATGTGGCGGCCCAGGCCCCGGCCGGCTCCGGTGACGAGGACCAGGTGTTCGTTGATGTGCATGGTGTTCCTTCCCCAGGATAGGGAAGGGTTGCGTGACCTCGACGGCACCGAACCGTCGACGGCTCGGCATCCCTTCGCTCGTATGATCGAGATCAGGTTCGACGGGTGTTCTCTCAGCCGATGAACGGCACCCCGTGTCGAGTCCTGGGGTCAGGTTACCTGTTCTGATCTTGTTTGCCACCGCCGGTTCCGGCCCCTCGGGGCGAGTTCGCGCATGTCGAGGTGGCGGGGATTCCGGGGAGTGGGGAACACGGTATGTGTGCGACAGCCTCAGTGCAGCCGGTTCTGTGCCGCTTCCAGGCCGAGCTGGAGGACGAGTTCGACGGCGTCGGCGGCTTCTTCGCAGACGAGGTCGAGTTCCTTGCGTTCGACACTGGAGAACGGTTTGAGGACGTAGTCGGCGGGATCTTGGCGGCCGGGGGGCCGGCCGATGCCGACGCGGGTCCGCAGATAGTCCTTGGTGGCAAGGGATTTGCTGATCGAACGCAACCCGTTGTGGCCGCCTTCACCGCCGCCCTGCTTGAGCCGGACGGTGCCGAAGTCGAGGTCCAGTTCGTCGTGGACGACGACGATGGAGTCGGGTTTCACGGAGAAGAAGCGGGCAAGCCCGGCGACGGGGCCGCCGGACAGGTTCATGTAGGTGCGCGGTTTGGCGAGGATCACCTGGCGGCCGGCGAGCCGGGTCTGGACGATCTCGGCGCCGCTGCGCTTGTGGGCGCTGAACTTGCCGCCGACCCGTCCCGCGAGAACGTCGGCGACCATGAAGCCGATGTTGTGTCGGGTCTTCTCGTACTGGGGTCCGGGATTGCCCAGTCCGACGACGATCGCGGTACCGGTCTCGTCACTCACAGCTGCAGGTGTCCTTTCCGAACGACAGCGGCGTGCCGAGCCCGAACGGGGCTCGGCACGCCGCTGTGCGTGAAGCGGGGGAAGGCGATCAGGCCTCGGCCTCGGCCTCTTCGGCGGCCGGCTCGGCAGCCTGTGCGGCGACGACGTTCACGAGCAGCAGATCCGCGTCGTCGGCGAGGGTGGCACCCTGGGGCAGCGTCAGGCCGCCGGCCAGGAACTGTGCGCCGACCTCGGCGCCCTCGACCGAGATCTCGATCGAGTCGGGGATGTGCAGGGCCTCGACCTCGAGCTTGACGGTCGAGATCTCCTCGTTGAGGAGGCCGCCGGGGGCGAGGAGACCGGTGATGACGATCGGGACCTCGACCGAGACCTTCTCGCCCTTCTTGACGATCAGCAGGTCGGAGTGCTCGATGTGGCGGCGGATCGGGTGGACGACGACCGACTTGGTCAGCGCCAGCTGCTCCGTGCCGTCGACATCGAGGGTGAGGACGGCGTTGGTGCCGTGTGCACGCAGGATCGCGGCGAACTCCCGGGCCGGGAGGTTCAGGTGCTGCGGGTCGGTGCCGTGGCCGTACAGCACGGCGGGAACCTGACCGTCACGGCGGGCGCGACGGGCGGCACCCTTACCGAACTCGGTGCGGACGGACGCTACGAGACGATTCTCGTCGGACATGAAAACGGCTCCTACAACTCGCGTGAGATCTTCGTTGAACAGTCGTTCGTCGCGGCGAGGGCGGACGGACACGAACGACCGGAGCGCAAGCTCTACGAAGCCGTGGCCGCGTCGATCACGGTGACTGTGCGGTGCGCGCAGTTCCCTCGCCGAGACAACTCGAAACACCTTACCGGACGACGCGGCCCCTGTCAGCTCCGGCCCCGGTCAGCCGCGGGCTGCGGCGATTCCGGCGCGACGACCGAAGAAGCTGCCGTCCCCGAGGGACGTGCCCGACGCGTAGCCACCGGCGCAGACGCCGGAGGTGCAGCGGCCGGCCGCGAACAGGCCGGGGATCGGCTCACCGGAGACGTGCAGCACCTCGGAGTCGGTGTTGGTGCGCAGGCCGCCGAGGGTGAAGCCGCCGGTCATGCCGCGCAGGTCGATCGCGGCGACGGGGGAGCCGATCGGCTTGACCCACTCGGTCTTCTTGCCGAACAGCGGATCCTCGCCGTTCTCGGCGTGCCGGTTGTAGACGTCGACGGTGGCCTGCAGGGCACCCGCGGGCAGCCCCATCTCGGCTTCGAGTTCCTCGACGGTCTCGGCGACCCACTTGGGCTGGTGACGCAGCTGCGGGCTCGACGTCGGGCGGGTCATGCCCTCCTCGTACGCCGCCTCGTCGATCACGAGGAACGCCTCGTTGTGGTTCTCGTACAGCGTCGCCTGCCCGACGCGGCCCGGGTAGGTGTCCTCGTTGATGTAGCGCTGGCCGCGGCCGTTGACGAGGATGCCGCGGATGAACAGCTGGGGATCGCAGAAGAAGGCGACCTCGGCGGCGTCCATGTGTGCGAGGTCCGCGCCGAGGGCCTGCGCCATGCGGATGGAGCGGCCGTCGTGCTCTTCGATCGAGGCGGCCGGACGGTTGACCATCTTCGGCGCGAACGACTCGAGCATCTGGTTGTTGTAAGCGAAGCTGCCGGTCGCGAGGACGACACCCTTGCGGGCGCGGACGGCGACGTCCTTGCCGTACTGCTTGGCCTGCACGCCGACGACCCGTCCGTCCGCGTCGACGATCAGGGTCTGCACCCGCATGTCGTACTCGGAGCGCACGTTCAACGCCTTGGCTGTATCCACGAGCGGCTTCATGAGCATGTAGCCGCCGCCCTTCTCGGAGCTGACGTGCTTGTCCTGCATCTGCGGGACGTGGCCCCGCGGTGCGGGCGGGATGGTCGCGTTGAACGGGGCCGCATTCTCGCCACCCGTGTACTGCAGGCCGTCGTCGCCCGGCGGCTCCCAGCCAGGCTCGCCCCAGAAGCTCTCCTTGAACGGAACCCCGCACTCGTCGACCAGCCAGTGGTAGTGGTCGACACTGCCCTCGCAGTAGGCGTCGATCTTCGCCTCGTCGGTGCCCGGGCCGAGCGCGGCCTTCATGAAAGCCTTCATGTTGTCGACGGTGTCCTCGAACCCGCACGCCTTCTGCAGTGGGGTACCGCCGCCCATGTAGATGAAGCCGCCGGCCATCGCCGCGGCGCCGCCCCAGCCGCCGGTGCGCTCGAGCACCAGGACGTCGGCGCCGTTCTGGGCTGCGCCGACCGCGGCAGCCGCCCCGGCCACGCCGAAGCCGGCGACGACGACGTCCGCCTCGTAGGTCCATTCGGTGATCTGATCGGCGGAAATCGGGGAAATAGGGGTGGCAGTGGCCATGTGGGCGTCCTCTCCTGATTGAGTCGAACAAACGTGTGACCCAGATCATGGAACGACGGCGGGGGTGAACGGCAGGCAGTTCCCGGACAGTGGGAACGCCGTCAGCGGATCCCGGCGACGGCGGTCAGGAACCGGTCGAGGTCGTCGTCGGAGACGAAGTAGTGCGGCGACGCCCGGACGACGGAGTCGAGGCCGCGGGCACTCATGTCGAGCAACGTCGAGGACCGTCCGCTGACGGTCACGGTGATCTGCTGTCGTGCCAGGAGATCTCGGACAGTGTGCGGGTCGGCGGCGTCGACGGTGAACGTCACGATGCCGCTGCGGTCGGTACCCAGATCGCGGACGGTCACGCCGGGAACGGCGTCGAGGCCGCGGCGGATCTTCCCGGCCCGGTCGGCGATCGCCGTTGCGGCAGCATCTATTCCGATGTCCAGCAGGTAGTCGACGGCAGCGCCGAGACCGAGCCGGGCCGCGACGTCGTACTCCCACAACTCGAAGCGCGTGGCGTCGGATGCGGGGCGGTACGTGCCGGGGCCGGTCCACTCGGCGCTGTGCAGGTCCAGTGACGTCGGCTCGAGTTGCGCCACGAGTTCGTCCCGGACATGGAGGAATCCGGTGCCGCGCGGGCCACGTAGCCATTTGCGGCCCGTCGCCGACAGGGCGTCGACACCCAGTTCGGTGACGTCGACGGGGATCTGACCCACCGACTGGCACGCGTCGAGCAGCACGAGTGCGCCGTACCGGTGCGCGATCTCGACCACCTCGCGCACCGGGTTCACCAGACCGCCGTTGGTGGGGGCGTGCACCAGCGACACCAGCCGGACCCGTTCGTCGAACAGATCGTCGAGCGCGCCCAGATCGATCCGACCGTCCGGGGTGCTCGGCACCACCTCGACGACGGCACCGGTGTCGTGGGCGCGTCGTAGTGCGGTGATCGCGTTGCTCGCGTACTCCACCTGGGAGACCAGGATGCGGTCACCCGGCGCGAACGGCACCGCACCCACGAACGTGTTCCAGGCGCGGGTCGCGCTGTCGACGAGCGCGACCTCGCCGGGCGCCGCACCGATCAGCCGTGCCACCGACGTCCGGACGGCGGTGAGGGCGTCGGCGCGTTCGTCGGCCGCGACGTAGCCGCCCACCTCCGCCTCCCGGCGCAGGTGGCCGATCACCGTGTCGAGGACCGGCTGCGGTGGCAGGGACGAGCCGGCGCTGTCCAGGAACACCCTGTCGCGGCAGCCGGGGGTGTCCCGGCGCAGTCGGTTCAGATCGAGCATTCGGGCATTTCCCCTCTCCGGTAGCGACACCTCGAGGGGCGTCCTACTGTCGAGGAGAACACACCGGCCCACTCCCGAGGGGAGGATCGCATGGTTGTCGCAGCACCGTCCGCCGGCCTCACCTCGCGGCCGGCGGCCGAAGCGTACATCGGCGGGGTGTGTTTCAAACTGGGTCCGCCGCGGCTGATCGGTGCCGAGGTCGAATGGCTCACGGCGTGCGACGGACCGGATTCCGCCCGCCCCGACCTCGGTGCGATCGCCGCCGCTCTCGGCCCCCATGCGCCCCGTTCCCTGGTCCCCGATTCCCCCGCCCGGCCCCTGCCGTCGGGCAGTCTCGTCACCGTCGAACCCGGCGGTCAGATCGAACTCTCCAGCGCGCCACACCCTGATTCCGCGGCGCTGTGCGACGCTCTCGCTTCCGACGAATCCGTCCTGCAGGACCTGCTCGCGGCCCGGTCGATCAGCATGATCTCGGTGGCCGCCGACGCCGGTCGGCGCGCGCACCGGCTGCTGCGACTGCCCCGCTACCGGGCCATGGAGGACCGCTTCGAGAGCATCGGTCCGTTCGGCAAGCTCATGATGTGCAACACCGCCGCCGTCCAGGTCAGCGTCGACGCCGGAGCCGACCGCGACGACGTCGCGAGGCGGTGGGGCGTGCTGCACTCCGTCGGTCCCGCCCTGATCGCGGCATTCGCGTGTTCCCCACGGCTGCACGGGATTCCGCCGGGGGAGTGGGCGTCGCAGCGGATGCGGACGTGGCTCGAACTGGATCCGGCCCGCACGGCTGGTCCGGGGGACGTGTCGG from Prescottella sp. R16 includes these protein-coding regions:
- a CDS encoding fatty acyl-AMP ligase; protein product: MSMFTDEMYATAATSSQALITGEPDAPLTQSWGEVHAIARRMAGALAAAGIGRGDAIGVLAGMPVDIAPACQAIWMRGGSVTMLHQPTPRTDLQVWAQDTETVVGMISAAAVIVGAPFEAAAPVLAERGITVVTIDAMREGPDIDPLETAESDIALRQLTSGSTGSPKAVQLTHGNFYANAYAMIDRLKVSPERDVMISWLPLFHDMGMIGFLTVPMQIGATTVHITPLDFLKAPLLWAELMGKYRGTVTAAPNFAYSLLARRLAQAPAGEYDLSSMRCLLNGAEPVDPDTMVALADAGTRFGLDPAALAPTYGMAEVTLAVSVPEPGVGLVVDRVDPDLLEAGGLAVQSNRSNARPLATLGRLVPGLEGRVVARDGLELPRRAVGIIELRGKSVTPGYLTADGPVETQDDDGWIDTGDIGYFTEDGLVVVCGRVKDVIIMGGRNIYPTDIERAAGSVAGVRPGNAVAIRLDAGDKRESFAVAVETNAIDDPDEVRRIERDVARAIVSDVGVRPRTVAVLGPGAIPKTSSGKLRRSSSITLL
- a CDS encoding Ltp family lipoprotein encodes the protein MNENKWSATPMAPMAADPQLSSGQRNAVWSAQQYLESAAFSRSGLIGQLEYDGFSTAEATYGVDSWIVDWNEQATLSARQYLGTMPFSQRGLIEQLQYDGFTSAQAQYGVNAAY
- a CDS encoding LLM class flavin-dependent oxidoreductase; the encoded protein is MAEQRTLHLNAFLYGVGHHSAAWRHPDSCAERIGDISFFEELARTAERGHLDAVFFADGHSVDPEYTAGTTWFLEPLTALAAMARATERIGLVTTVSSSFYTPFHAARLLASLDHISSGRAGANIVTSMFDTEARNHGFDRLPDHEERYSRAEEFIDVLLALWDSWGEDALVIDRSSGRYLDAGDISRVDHRGRFFRVDGPLTVPRCVQGRPVLFQAGASDAGRTLAARHAEAVYSVAWDLPAAVEYASDVRARIAAAGRDPRTVAILPGLVTYVGRTEEEALAKKAELDALLDVDAAIAQLGVFTGQDYTGHDLDAAVADLPPVEEFTGPQGRYSTVQRIISSRRPTLRELLGYLAAGGGHATMIGTPETIADRIEEWFRSGACDGFNLMCPTYPASLDDFVDLVVPELQRRNLFRSEYPGTTLRDSLGSGRPTVR
- a CDS encoding 3-oxoacyl-ACP reductase; its protein translation is MHINEHLVLVTGAGRGLGRHIVEAFADEGAAVVVNYRSSADNAREIAATIGADRAVAIAADVTDRAQVDAMFATAREYFGRPVTTVVNNALPDFLFNGDAREKADRIGGEAFTAQFDGIVKGAVNTIQAAVPGMREASGGSVINIGTNLFQHPVVPYHDYTAAKAALLSLTRTFAADLGPDGIRVNMVSGGLLRTTDASAATPEAVFDLIASSTPLRKVTTPADIAAAVLFFASDWARAVTGQNLVVDGGLVMN
- the pth gene encoding aminoacyl-tRNA hydrolase, whose protein sequence is MSDETGTAIVVGLGNPGPQYEKTRHNIGFMVADVLAGRVGGKFSAHKRSGAEIVQTRLAGRQVILAKPRTYMNLSGGPVAGLARFFSVKPDSIVVVHDELDLDFGTVRLKQGGGEGGHNGLRSISKSLATKDYLRTRVGIGRPPGRQDPADYVLKPFSSVERKELDLVCEEAADAVELVLQLGLEAAQNRLH
- a CDS encoding 50S ribosomal protein L25/general stress protein Ctc; protein product: MSDENRLVASVRTEFGKGAARRARRDGQVPAVLYGHGTDPQHLNLPAREFAAILRAHGTNAVLTLDVDGTEQLALTKSVVVHPIRRHIEHSDLLIVKKGEKVSVEVPIVITGLLAPGGLLNEEISTVKLEVEALHIPDSIEISVEGAEVGAQFLAGGLTLPQGATLADDADLLLVNVVAAQAAEPAAEEAEAEA
- a CDS encoding FAD-dependent oxidoreductase, encoding MATATPISPISADQITEWTYEADVVVAGFGVAGAAAAVGAAQNGADVLVLERTGGWGGAAAMAGGFIYMGGGTPLQKACGFEDTVDNMKAFMKAALGPGTDEAKIDAYCEGSVDHYHWLVDECGVPFKESFWGEPGWEPPGDDGLQYTGGENAAPFNATIPPAPRGHVPQMQDKHVSSEKGGGYMLMKPLVDTAKALNVRSEYDMRVQTLIVDADGRVVGVQAKQYGKDVAVRARKGVVLATGSFAYNNQMLESFAPKMVNRPAASIEEHDGRSIRMAQALGADLAHMDAAEVAFFCDPQLFIRGILVNGRGQRYINEDTYPGRVGQATLYENHNEAFLVIDEAAYEEGMTRPTSSPQLRHQPKWVAETVEELEAEMGLPAGALQATVDVYNRHAENGEDPLFGKKTEWVKPIGSPVAAIDLRGMTGGFTLGGLRTNTDSEVLHVSGEPIPGLFAAGRCTSGVCAGGYASGTSLGDGSFFGRRAGIAAARG
- a CDS encoding aminotransferase class V-fold PLP-dependent enzyme, which translates into the protein MLDLNRLRRDTPGCRDRVFLDSAGSSLPPQPVLDTVIGHLRREAEVGGYVAADERADALTAVRTSVARLIGAAPGEVALVDSATRAWNTFVGAVPFAPGDRILVSQVEYASNAITALRRAHDTGAVVEVVPSTPDGRIDLGALDDLFDERVRLVSLVHAPTNGGLVNPVREVVEIAHRYGALVLLDACQSVGQIPVDVTELGVDALSATGRKWLRGPRGTGFLHVRDELVAQLEPTSLDLHSAEWTGPGTYRPASDATRFELWEYDVAARLGLGAAVDYLLDIGIDAAATAIADRAGKIRRGLDAVPGVTVRDLGTDRSGIVTFTVDAADPHTVRDLLARQQITVTVSGRSSTLLDMSARGLDSVVRASPHYFVSDDDLDRFLTAVAGIR
- the egtA gene encoding ergothioneine biosynthesis glutamate--cysteine ligase EgtA, which gives rise to MVVAAPSAGLTSRPAAEAYIGGVCFKLGPPRLIGAEVEWLTACDGPDSARPDLGAIAAALGPHAPRSLVPDSPARPLPSGSLVTVEPGGQIELSSAPHPDSAALCDALASDESVLQDLLAARSISMISVAADAGRRAHRLLRLPRYRAMEDRFESIGPFGKLMMCNTAAVQVSVDAGADRDDVARRWGVLHSVGPALIAAFACSPRLHGIPPGEWASQRMRTWLELDPARTAGPGDVSADPITDYARWVLDVPLLCVRRDGPCWDAPPGATFADWLGGGLDDALGRRPTHDDLDYHLTTVFPPVRAMGHLEVRYLDMQPGSRRRLPIVALEALLRAPDVSAVTATTRGCWRDAARVGLRDRELRSGAAAVLELAAEYAVDPGAAAELSTEARRCRKETR